In one window of Mucilaginibacter auburnensis DNA:
- a CDS encoding nucleotide exchange factor GrpE — translation MIFNDMLKKKKTDNPETPEVDQENIDNNAVQPEEQAEVNTPSAEDVLKEELALANDKYLRLFAEFDNFRRRTRTEREEARKMEGKDVITALLPVLDDFERALKATENATDVTSVREGVMLIQNKLKNTLTQKGLVPMESIGSEFDADIHEAITNIPAPTEDMKGKVIDEMEKGYYLNDKVIRFAKVIVGA, via the coding sequence ATGATATTTAACGATATGTTGAAGAAAAAGAAGACAGATAACCCGGAAACTCCTGAAGTTGACCAGGAAAATATTGACAATAATGCAGTTCAGCCTGAAGAACAGGCAGAAGTAAATACACCATCAGCCGAAGATGTTTTGAAAGAAGAACTGGCACTGGCCAATGATAAATATCTGCGTTTATTTGCCGAGTTTGATAATTTTAGACGCCGCACACGTACAGAACGCGAAGAGGCCCGTAAAATGGAAGGTAAAGACGTAATTACCGCCCTGCTGCCTGTACTTGATGATTTTGAACGTGCCCTTAAAGCTACCGAAAATGCTACCGATGTAACATCGGTTAGAGAAGGCGTTATGCTGATCCAAAACAAACTCAAGAACACGCTTACTCAAAAAGGCCTTGTGCCTATGGAATCTATCGGCAGCGAATTTGATGCCGATATTCACGAAGCCATTACCAATATTCCTGCCCCTACTGAAGATATGAAGGGCAAGGTAATTGATGAAATGGAAAAAGGCTATTATCTTAATGACAAAGTAATACGCTTTGCCAAGGTAATTGTAGGAGCGTAA
- the dnaJ gene encoding molecular chaperone DnaJ, whose product MSKRDYYDILGVSRGADADEIKKAYRKMAIKYHPDKNEGDKDAEEKFKEAAEAYEVLSNPEKRQRYNQFGHAANAQSASGGGYGGAGGMNMEDIFSQFGDIFGGGSPFGEFFGGGGGGQQRGGRRVARGSNLRIKVRLTLEEIANGTEKKIKVNKQVHCKTCDGTGAKDKSSFQTCKTCGGQGAVRRVTNTILGQMQTTSTCPTCNGEGSVITSKCNVCHGDGVVRGEETITLNVPAGVSEGMQLSMSGKGNAAPRGGVPGDLIILIEEVPHETLKRDGSNVIYDLHITFIDAALGTSIEVPTIDGKAKIKIEPGTQGGRILRLKGKGVPEVNSYHRGDQLIHINIWTPKALSNEERALLEKLQNSPNFKPNPGKNEKSFFERMKEYFE is encoded by the coding sequence ATGTCTAAACGAGATTATTACGATATACTTGGCGTTTCGAGGGGTGCCGACGCGGATGAGATAAAGAAAGCCTATCGTAAAATGGCTATTAAATATCACCCGGATAAAAACGAGGGCGATAAAGATGCCGAAGAAAAATTTAAGGAGGCTGCCGAAGCTTATGAGGTTTTAAGCAACCCCGAAAAGCGTCAGCGCTATAACCAGTTTGGTCACGCGGCCAACGCACAGTCGGCCAGTGGTGGCGGCTATGGTGGTGCCGGCGGCATGAATATGGAAGACATATTCAGCCAGTTTGGCGATATTTTTGGCGGCGGCAGTCCGTTTGGCGAATTTTTTGGCGGTGGAGGTGGCGGTCAGCAACGTGGCGGTCGCCGTGTGGCACGTGGCAGCAACCTGCGCATTAAAGTGCGTTTAACCCTTGAAGAAATTGCCAATGGTACCGAAAAGAAAATTAAAGTTAACAAACAGGTGCATTGCAAAACCTGCGATGGTACCGGCGCTAAAGATAAATCATCTTTCCAAACCTGTAAAACCTGCGGTGGCCAGGGTGCGGTACGTAGGGTAACCAATACCATATTGGGCCAGATGCAAACCACTAGCACCTGCCCTACCTGTAACGGTGAAGGCAGCGTAATCACTTCAAAATGTAATGTTTGCCATGGCGACGGCGTTGTACGCGGTGAAGAGACCATTACTTTAAATGTGCCTGCAGGTGTAAGCGAAGGCATGCAATTAAGCATGAGTGGCAAAGGTAACGCAGCTCCACGTGGAGGTGTACCGGGAGATCTGATCATCCTGATAGAAGAAGTACCGCACGAAACCTTAAAGCGCGATGGCAGCAATGTTATTTACGATCTGCATATCACTTTCATCGACGCTGCTTTAGGCACCAGCATTGAGGTACCAACTATAGATGGTAAAGCTAAGATCAAAATAGAGCCGGGAACGCAAGGAGGCAGAATATTGCGCCTGAAAGGTAAAGGTGTACCGGAAGTTAACTCTTACCACCGCGGCGATCAGTTGATACACATCAACATATGGACGCCTAAAGCGTTGAGTAACGAGGAACGTGCCCTATTAGAAAAATTACAAAACTCACCTAACTTTAAACCCAATCCGGGCAAAAACGAGAAAAGCTTCTTTGAACGGATGAAAGAGTATTTTGAGTAG